TTGGAGTGGTTGCCGCGGTGTGGCTGGCAGCCGGAGCAGCCGCGGCGAAGAATGTTGTTTTATTGCGGGTGAACGAGATCATTCATCCGGTAACGGCAGAATACATTGCTGCCGGGATCGATCACGCGATTCGGGTGAATGCTGACGGCATTCTCATCGAACTGGATACGCCCGGCGGACTCGGCAGCTCGATGCGGCAAATCATCGATAAGATTATCAATTCTCGGGTCCCGGTCATCGTGTACGTCTGGCCGGCCGGGTCACGGGCCGCGTCGGCGGGGTTTTATATCCTGGAGTCAGCCGACATCGCCGTGATGGCACCGGGAACAAACACCGGCGCTGCTTCTCCCATTGCGCTGACTCCGTGGGGCGCGCCGATTCCGCTTGACGAGACGACGCGCAAGAAAATCACCAGCGATGCGGCCGCCTATCTCCGGAGCATCGCCGGCAAGCGCGGGCGGAATACCGAAGCGGGCGAAAAGGCCGTGACGGAGGCAAAGTCGTGGACCGAGAAGGAGGCCCTGGACGCGAAATTGATTGACGCCATCGCCCAATCCCCCGAGCAAATTTTTCAGCAATTTGATGGAAAAACGATTACCCGCTTTGATGGTCGAAGCGAGACCCTTTCCCTGAAGGGAGCCAGCATTGAGCCGTTCGAAATGACCGCGCGCCAGCGCTTCCTGAGCCGGGTGCTCGAGCCGAATATCGCGTTTCTGTTGTTGATTGCAGGCATCCTCGGCCTCTACGTGGAGTTCAGCCACCCGGGCTGGATTCTGCCCGGTGTGGCGGGAGCGATCTCTTTGCTGCTGGCGCTTTTTGCTTTGAACCTCTTGCCCGTAAACTATGCCGGTGTATTGCTGATTCTGCTGGCTCTGGTATTGTTTGTCCTGGAGGCCAAGTTTGTGAGCCATGGGGTGCTGGCGGTGGGCGGAGTGCTGGCG
The Candidatus Acidiferrales bacterium DNA segment above includes these coding regions:
- a CDS encoding nodulation protein NfeD, encoding MKRLLGVVAAVWLAAGAAAAKNVVLLRVNEIIHPVTAEYIAAGIDHAIRVNADGILIELDTPGGLGSSMRQIIDKIINSRVPVIVYVWPAGSRAASAGFYILESADIAVMAPGTNTGAASPIALTPWGAPIPLDETTRKKITSDAAAYLRSIAGKRGRNTEAGEKAVTEAKSWTEKEALDAKLIDAIAQSPEQIFQQFDGKTITRFDGRSETLSLKGASIEPFEMTARQRFLSRVLEPNIAFLLLIAGILGLYVEFSHPGWILPGVAGAISLLLALFALNLLPVNYAGVLLILLALVLFVLEAKFVSHGVLAVGGVLAMIFGAVMLFESPIPEMGVRWGTAISVAISFAAITVFLLRLVLKSRAWKMAAGAEEMVGEIGEVRQAIDGEGLVFIHGENWRAISEQKIPAGMKVRVISVEGLKLKVEAVSTQASASFRR